The Bacillus sp. SM2101 region AACAGTTCTTGTAAATACAAACGGAAAAATCATTGCTAGTGCTACTGCTTCCTATCCTTTACTCACACCACACCCAAATTGGGTAGAGCAACAACCTGAAGACTATTGGAACGCAATCATTAAAACGACAAAACAAGTGTTAGAATTAGCAAGCGTATCACCACAAGAAGTATTAGGAATCATTTTCACGACTCAAGCAATGGGTATAATACCCATTAATAGCGATGGTCAAGTATTACGACCTAATATATCGTGGGTAGATGGTCGAGCTGAACTGCAAGCAAAAAGAATTATGAGGAAATTTCTAGGCGAACAGCTTTTTAAAGCGGTTGTTGGCGTAAAATTAATGGGCAAAGATGTGATCCCAAAACTTCTATGGATCAAAGAAAAGGAACCTACGGTATATCATGAAACGAAGTATTTTTTAGACGTAAATGGCTTTCTTAAATTTAAATCAACCGGCAATCCAGTCATTGAATGGTCTGGTGCATCATCCTATGGGTTTGACTTAAAGAAAAAAGATTGGTTAAAGTTCTTCTTTCAACTTTGTGGTATTGATACGAATAAACTTCCACCTCTTGTGCGCTCAATAGATAATGTTGGTGGCCTTACTAAAGAGGCTGCTGATGCAATGGGATTGCTTCAAGGGACCCCTGTCTTCGGTGGTTGTGATGACGTGCAAAGTGCTGCAGTTGGTGCCAATGCAGTTGGTGAAGGGGAAGCCCATATTTACCTCGGGACTTCTGCATGGGTATGTGTTTCAACTTCAAAAAACTTAAAGCATAAAAATGGTGCTGCTGTTATTCAAAGTGCTGATCCCAACATGGCTCATGTTGTGGGTATTACTGAAGCTGCTGGATCTTGTATCCAATGGATTGCTGATCAATTCTACTCTCACGAACAGCAAGATCCGAATGTTGATAATATATTTGATCTTATGGATGAAGATGTAAAGAAAATCCCTCCTGGTTCTGACTATTTAGTTTGTACACCTTGGATGCTAGGAGAAAGATGTCCAGTGAGTACTACTACCACTAGGGCCACATTATTTAATATAAGCCTAGAACATACAAGGGAACATATGATGAGAGCTGTCTATGAAGGTGTCTCTTACAACTTAAGTTGGATTTTAGAAAACTTCAAACGTGATTACGGGTTTGATGTTTCAACATTAAAGTTAATTGGAGGAGGCTCCCTTGACAACCAATGGATGCAAATATTATCAGATGTAACACAAAAGCCTGTCACCACAGTGTTACAACCACAAATGGCCGGTGCGGTTGGTGGAGCAATTTGTGCAGCGATTGGACTTGGTATCTATGATGATTTTAACTGTGTTAATGATTTAATAAAAACGGATAAACATTATGAACCCAATGTACAAAATGCTCAAATCTATAGTCAGTTATTATCCTCATATAAATCAATCTACTACTCTTTAAAACAATCTTATGCCGATTTAAATTCGGCTCGATTCTAACAGAAGACTCTTTTCCGTATACATCGTTTGCTATTTCCACAATACTACTCAAGTTATAGAAAAGATAACTAGAAAATCTACCTAATAAAAAATGATATGGAGGTTGGTATGGAAAAACCTAAAGTCTACCGTTACAGATGGGTTATTCTTATTTCAATGATTCCAATTCTTGCTACAACCAATTTATTTTGGTTAACTTTCGCTCCAATTACTCGTATCGCAGAAGATTATTACAACGTTTCTAGTCTTAGCATCGCATTTTTATCAATATGTTTTATGGTTGTGTATATCATAATGACCTTACCAGCTTCTTGGCTCGTTGATACGTATGGTTTTCGCATCGCTGTTGCAGTTGGCGCTATTATTACTGCTGTATTTGGCCTATCAAGAGGGTTTATGTCGTCAAGCTTTACTATAGTAGTTATTTCACAAATCGGTGTTGCTATCGGTCAGCCATTTCTAACGAATTCCATAACAAAGGCTGCTGCACGTTGGTTTCCTGTTGATGAAAGGGCTACCGCTACAGGAATTGCATCTATGGCTACTTATATCGGGATGATTATTGCCTTAGTGTTAACCCCAATCCTTACTGACCAGTACGGCTTAGAAAGTATGTTGAGTATATATGGTATTGTTGCGCTCATCTCTGCTTGTATATTTTTAGTTTTATCCAAAGAGCATCCACCGACATCTCCAAGTATTGATAAAGAGACAGAACAAACCTTTTCATTTAAAGGGTTACAGCAAATGTTATACAAAAGAGATTTTATCGTGTTAATGGCGTGTGTTTTTATCGTAATGGGCGTATTCAATGCAGTGATGACATGGATTGAAAATATCCTTAGTCCTAGAGGTGTCACCCCTTCTCAAGCAGGTATCGCTGGCGGTGTATTAGTTATACTAGGCCTCGTTGGAGCTGTTATCCTCCCAATTATTTCAGATCGTCTCCATCAACGCCGTTTACTTTTAATCATTCCATTAATCGCATCTATACCTGGTTTTATTGGGCTTACTTTTTTTCACCAATATAGCTTAATCCTTCTGTCTTGTGCATTTCTAGGATTTTTCATGATGGGAGTTGGTCCAATCGCTTTTCAATATGGCGCAGAGATCGCTAATCCAATCCCAGAAGGTACATCCTATGGCATGCTTATGCTAATGGGGCAAATTTCAGGTGTGATATTCACTTATAGTATGGATGCATTTAGAGTTAGTTCAACTGGATCACTAACGCCTGCCATGATCATACTTATAGGTTTAATGTTAATTGGGTTATTTCTGACGTCTAAATTAAATGAATCAACGATGATTTTATCAAGTGAACATAAGGAGGAAATGTAATGGAAGTTACTGAAGTGAAGAAGATGGTTTGTGACGCAGGAAAGAGACTACTTTCCAGCGGACTTGTAGAAGGAACTTGGGGAAATATTAGTGCAAGAGTTGATGAGAACACAATGGTTATCACACCAAGTGGTAAAAATTATGCAGATCAAACATCTGATGATATGGTCGTTGTCAATTTGGAGGATTTAACATATGAAGGTGAGCTAAAACCTTCCACAGAATGTGGCTTACATGCGGAAATATATAAGGAAAGAAAAAATGTAAATTCCGTTATTCATACTCATTCCCTTCACGGGTGTACAGTTGCCGCTGCTCGTAAAGAAATCCCTCCAATATTAGATGATATGGTACAAATTGTAGGGCCGAGTATTAGAGTGGCTAACTACGCAATATCAGGCACAAAAAAACTCACAAAAAACGTTATTAAAGCACTTAAAGGCAGAAATGGTGCTCTATTAGCTAATCACGGTACAATTTGTGTAGGCAGATCGATTGACGAAGCATTCGTTACGTGTCAAGTACTTGAAAAAGCATGTCGGATATTTATTGATGTACAAAGTATCGGTGGTGCGGCTCAAATAAATAAAGTAGAAGCCATTGCAATGCACCAATATTATTTAAAAAAATATTCTAAAAGACAGTCAATATAACACTTTAATAACAAAGAGGCTGATACATGTAAGTGATTGTATCAGCCTCTTTCATTGCTTTAATAAGAACGTATATTTCCACACTTTCGTTCAGCATTTTTAAGCTGCTTTGTTAACGGAATCATATGGCTTCCTAACATTCATTGTTTCAAATTTGCATTCAATAGCCGATCTTGTCAAGAACAAGACTGGCCTAGAACTCAATCCAAATGTGATGATTATCGTTAACAACGGAATAATAATGATATGCCATACACTTCCAGTAGCGTACCAATCTAGTGTTTTAATGAATTTAATAAAAAAGAAATGCAAAATAAATACATACGATGTTCTAAGACCTAAAGGCGTAAAAAACATCTGTTTTTTTGGAACCCAAGGTAAAAAAGAAATAATACCACAAAGCATAACTACATAAACCATCATGCGAAAGAATGACCCATACAAAGCAGAATGTCCAATTGTATCAAAAGAATATTTACCTAATAGGTACATTCTCATTGTAGATGGATCCAAAACTAGAAATATAGCCAAACAAAAAATAAATAATGTAATAGATATGATCTTTCCATAACTTTGTTTTACCCAATGGAAATATGCTGGTTTCATATAATAGCCAATAAGGAAAAACGGAAAGAACACAAAAGTTCTTGAAATACTAAAGTATGATTCTGCACTATCTACATAACCAATTCCAATTCCAAATAGAAAAGCAAATACGAGTGAATATGGAATTTTCGTAAATATAAACAACATTAAATTCCAACAAAACATACTCAACAAAAACCACATACCCATCGTTGGCATAAATAATGACAGTTGAAATGTATCGTAATCGTATAAAACATAATTGTAATAAGAATAAATGATTTCGAATAAAACATATGGAAATAGCGTCTTTTTAATAACCTTATTTATGAATCCCTTTTTATAAAAGCTTTTAGAAAAATATCCTGCAATCAATATTAGAGCAGGCATTCTAAAAGCAGCCAAGAAATTGAGCATTACATTTAGAAATTCATTTTGCGTCCTAAACATACTGCTTAAATGACCAAATACAACCAACAAAACTAGAATAAATTTTGCATTATCAAAAAAAGGGTCTCTACTCTTCTTTTGTGTAATATCTTTGCTGATAGCAAAACACCCCATCATTAATTATCAATAATCTAACTAACAAAATATTAGTTTCAATACATTTACTACTGTTAGACGTCCTTAAACCCTAAATCGTTACAATATATATGTTGTTATTTACTACCAATAAAACAACTAGGAAAAAATCAAGTATTGAATCACTCTATTTAATTGTTTTAACCGACATCTCGCCGTTAAAAAAGTTGACTCTCTACCATAACAGAGAATCAACTTTTTTTCATCTATTTAACAGGTTACTCCAACAGCTACTTCCTTCTGTAGCGCTATACTCTTCTCCTACAAAAAAATCTAGGAACTGGAAAAAAACAAGTTATAGCTTCATATGATTGTATTATCCATACTTTTGAAGAGGTGATTCATATTGACCATAGCTGTCATTGATGTGAAAACACATAGCCTGATCACCACAATCCCTGTAGGTACTGGCCTTTTTGATACTTATGGGATGGCTATTACTCCCGATGGAAAACTAGTTTATGTAACAACTTTACCTGACTCAATATCTGTCATTGATGTGAAAACACATTCAATCACTGCTACGGTTGCAGTTGATGATTTGGCAGATGACTTCCCAGTTGATATTGCATTTACACCAGACGGTAAATTAGCTTACGTGACTAACCCTCTCAGTAAGAAAATTTCCATAATAGATGTAAAAACTCATTCAGTTATTTCTTCAATTCAAGTAAGTAGAAATCCTTTCATCGTAGATATTTCTCCAAATGGCAAACTTGCTTATGTTACAAATAAAGATATTCAAATTGTAGAGCCGAACACAATATCTGTTATTGACGTAAAAACTCATTCATTGATTAACACAATAGAATTTGCAGTTACTGATAACTTATTGGATATTGCATTCAACCCTGATGGTAGCATCGTTTATGTTGTTGGAAACTCACCTAACTCAACTGTTTTTGCGATTGATACAGACACACACTCAGTCATTGCTACAATTGTAGTTGGTGATTCTCCATTTAGCCTTAAATTTACCCCCGATGGCAAACTTGCTTATGTCGTTAACAGAGGAGGTGCATCAGTATCAGTTATCGATGTGAAAACTCATACAGTCATAGCAACTGTACCTGTGAATGCCTTATCAGGTAATATTGATTTTAGTCCTGATGGTAAATTGGCTTATGTAACCAGTGAGACCTCTGATAATTTTTTAACTGCCATCAATGTGAAAACCCATTCCGTTATTGCGAATATCATGATTCCATTCGGACAATCCGATGTTACATTCACCCCTGACGGAAGACTAGCTTATGTGACTCATCAAAATGATGAGTTTGTCTCAGTGGTTGATGTTAAGACCCATACGTTGATTGCTACAGTTCAAATTAATTTTCGGCCTAGCACTGTTATATTCACACCAGATGGTAAGCTAGCTTATGTGACTCAAATTCTTATCTAATAGCATTATCGTAGATTCACAAGCCACTATGACCTTTAAGTAAATATGTGATAGCATGACAAGGTTTAACTTTCATCCAACTTCTTTTTTCACATTATAAAAAGACGTCCTTCTACACAA contains the following coding sequences:
- a CDS encoding FGGY-family carbohydrate kinase, with the translated sequence MGGKYLISHDVGTSSNKTVLVNTNGKIIASATASYPLLTPHPNWVEQQPEDYWNAIIKTTKQVLELASVSPQEVLGIIFTTQAMGIIPINSDGQVLRPNISWVDGRAELQAKRIMRKFLGEQLFKAVVGVKLMGKDVIPKLLWIKEKEPTVYHETKYFLDVNGFLKFKSTGNPVIEWSGASSYGFDLKKKDWLKFFFQLCGIDTNKLPPLVRSIDNVGGLTKEAADAMGLLQGTPVFGGCDDVQSAAVGANAVGEGEAHIYLGTSAWVCVSTSKNLKHKNGAAVIQSADPNMAHVVGITEAAGSCIQWIADQFYSHEQQDPNVDNIFDLMDEDVKKIPPGSDYLVCTPWMLGERCPVSTTTTRATLFNISLEHTREHMMRAVYEGVSYNLSWILENFKRDYGFDVSTLKLIGGGSLDNQWMQILSDVTQKPVTTVLQPQMAGAVGGAICAAIGLGIYDDFNCVNDLIKTDKHYEPNVQNAQIYSQLLSSYKSIYYSLKQSYADLNSARF
- a CDS encoding MFS transporter; translated protein: MEKPKVYRYRWVILISMIPILATTNLFWLTFAPITRIAEDYYNVSSLSIAFLSICFMVVYIIMTLPASWLVDTYGFRIAVAVGAIITAVFGLSRGFMSSSFTIVVISQIGVAIGQPFLTNSITKAAARWFPVDERATATGIASMATYIGMIIALVLTPILTDQYGLESMLSIYGIVALISACIFLVLSKEHPPTSPSIDKETEQTFSFKGLQQMLYKRDFIVLMACVFIVMGVFNAVMTWIENILSPRGVTPSQAGIAGGVLVILGLVGAVILPIISDRLHQRRLLLIIPLIASIPGFIGLTFFHQYSLILLSCAFLGFFMMGVGPIAFQYGAEIANPIPEGTSYGMLMLMGQISGVIFTYSMDAFRVSSTGSLTPAMIILIGLMLIGLFLTSKLNESTMILSSEHKEEM
- a CDS encoding class II aldolase/adducin family protein, translating into MEVTEVKKMVCDAGKRLLSSGLVEGTWGNISARVDENTMVITPSGKNYADQTSDDMVVVNLEDLTYEGELKPSTECGLHAEIYKERKNVNSVIHTHSLHGCTVAAARKEIPPILDDMVQIVGPSIRVANYAISGTKKLTKNVIKALKGRNGALLANHGTICVGRSIDEAFVTCQVLEKACRIFIDVQSIGGAAQINKVEAIAMHQYYLKKYSKRQSI
- a CDS encoding acyltransferase family protein, with the protein product MGCFAISKDITQKKSRDPFFDNAKFILVLLVVFGHLSSMFRTQNEFLNVMLNFLAAFRMPALILIAGYFSKSFYKKGFINKVIKKTLFPYVLFEIIYSYYNYVLYDYDTFQLSLFMPTMGMWFLLSMFCWNLMLFIFTKIPYSLVFAFLFGIGIGYVDSAESYFSISRTFVFFPFFLIGYYMKPAYFHWVKQSYGKIISITLFIFCLAIFLVLDPSTMRMYLLGKYSFDTIGHSALYGSFFRMMVYVVMLCGIISFLPWVPKKQMFFTPLGLRTSYVFILHFFFIKFIKTLDWYATGSVWHIIIIPLLTIIITFGLSSRPVLFLTRSAIECKFETMNVRKPYDSVNKAA
- a CDS encoding beta-propeller fold lactonase family protein, which codes for MTIAVIDVKTHSLITTIPVGTGLFDTYGMAITPDGKLVYVTTLPDSISVIDVKTHSITATVAVDDLADDFPVDIAFTPDGKLAYVTNPLSKKISIIDVKTHSVISSIQVSRNPFIVDISPNGKLAYVTNKDIQIVEPNTISVIDVKTHSLINTIEFAVTDNLLDIAFNPDGSIVYVVGNSPNSTVFAIDTDTHSVIATIVVGDSPFSLKFTPDGKLAYVVNRGGASVSVIDVKTHTVIATVPVNALSGNIDFSPDGKLAYVTSETSDNFLTAINVKTHSVIANIMIPFGQSDVTFTPDGRLAYVTHQNDEFVSVVDVKTHTLIATVQINFRPSTVIFTPDGKLAYVTQILI